One stretch of Miscanthus floridulus cultivar M001 chromosome 18, ASM1932011v1, whole genome shotgun sequence DNA includes these proteins:
- the LOC136522673 gene encoding putative xyloglucan endotransglucosylase/hydrolase protein 1: MASKASAWVLLVVRLLVAVVAGLAPVAAAEEAAFDENYVVQWGEDGYHLVIRGTEANITMDQSSGAGFRSKSMYGSGFFHMRMKLPSGYTAGVVTTFYLISQPEDGNRDEVDFEFLGDKAGVPITLQTNVFVNGRGDREQRLHLWFDPAADFHDYKILWNPYQLVMFVDDTPVRVLRNLTGTVPGYPFPAKETMLIRASIWDGSDWATDGGRTKVDWSQGPFTAGYQGFDVSGCANGSATPCHSPDLWWNGGEYRNITAEQRAAYEDVKRNYVNYDYCADKARFNNTVPIECNYA; encoded by the exons ATGGCTTCCAAGGCGAGCGCGTGGGTTCTCCTCGTCGTTCGCCTGCTGGTGGCAGTCGTCGCTGGCTTggcgccggtggcggcggcggaggaggcggcgTTCGACGAGAACTACGTGGTGCAGTGGGGTGAAGATGGTTATCACCTTGTCATCCGGGGCACGGAGGCTAATATCACCATGGATCAGAGCTCTG GTGCCGGGTTCCGGTCCAAGTCCATGTACGGATCAGGGTTCTTCCACATGAGGATGAAGCTGCCGTCCGGCTACACGGCCGGCGTCGTCACAACCTTCTAT CTTATCTCGCAGCCGGAAGATGGGAACCGTGACGAGGTGGACTTCGAGTTCCTGGGCGACAAGGCCGGCGTGCCCATCACCCTCCAAACCAACGTCTTCGTCAATGGCCGCGGCGACAGGGAGCAGCGGCTGCACCTCTGGTTTGACCCCGCTGCCGACTTCCACGACTACAAGATCCTCTGGAACCCATACCAGCTCGT GATGTTCGTAGACGACACGCCCGTCCGGGTGCTGCGGAACCTGACGGGCACCGTGCCGGGATACCCGTTCCCGGCGAAAGAGACGATGCTGATCCGCGCGAGCATCTGGGACGGCTCTGACTGGGCGACGGACGGCGGGCGGACCAAGGTGGACTGGTCCCAGGGGCCCTTCACGGCCGGCTACCAGGGCTTCGACGTCAGCGGCTGCGCCAACGGGAGCGCGACGCCGTGCCACTCGCCGGACCTCTGGTGGAACGGCGGCGAGTACAGGAACATCACCGCGGAGCAGCGGGCGGCGTACGAGGACGTGAAGAGGAATTACGTCAACTACGACTACTGCGCCGATAAGGCCAGGTTCAATAACACTGTACCCATCGAGTGCAACTACGCTTGA